In Paenibacillus durus, the DNA window CGTGGATTTACGCCTTCACCGTAGATGAGAGAATGCGGGGCCGAGGCATCGGACGCAGCGCTCTTATTCAGACGATTCAACGGGAAAGACGCATCGGTAACGGAATTAACCTGGAAGTCGCACTGGACAACCCTAACGCGCTCGGACTGTATGAAAGCTGCGGATTCGTCATTACCAATAAGCAGGATTACTATCGTTATATCAGCTAGACCCGGTTAAGTGACTATTAAGCGTGAAAGATCCGCCGGGAACCGGCGGCATGAAGACCCTATGGTCCGGCGACGGTCCGTAGGGTCCTTGTGTGTCACAACGCGGCAGCCTAAGTCACATCAGGAGATGCCTTGATAAGCTGTCCTTACTGGTTCTGCCTCAGCTTTCGCCCTTTGACGTACAGTCTGCGCATCCGCTGCCTCCCTCGCTATTCAATACGGCTAGCAGCCTTAAGTAATCGAGCGAGGCTTCCAGCGTATAGGCATTCCCGTCGTAGAGGCGCCTCTCCTCCTCCATGAGATAATGAATCTCCACGCTCTCGGGCGGCGCGCCGAAAGTCTTGCGGCAGAACACGTTGGCCATATGTATGAACCCCCGGGCAACCTCCTCATTTCCGCACACCATGAACTTCTGCACATTCAGTCCGCTGCCTCTTCTGCGGGAGTGCCAGACCAATTGAAAGATGATGGACAAGTCCATTTGCAGTTCAGGTACGGGCACATACCACTGTTCATACAGCATGAACGGAATCTCTCCCTCGTGACAACTGCTTACTAGGCGGACCAGTGCATCGGATATCGTATTTTTAACCTCCCAATAGTGCATAAGCGAAGGAAACAGTTGAACTCGCAGAGGCCATCTGCGCTCCAGGAGAAACTGAATAGGCGTCTCCCTGCGCACCTCGGGCGTTAAGCTGTAATAATCGTTTAACGTATGACCGACCGCATACTGCACCTGCTGCCGCCACAAAGGCAATTCTTTTCCGCCGGCGCTTACCTCCGCCATATCAAGCAGCGTACGCTCTACGATATAATCGTGAAATTTTGGAAGACGGGAGGCCGGATTAGCAACTGCGCCGCATGCCGTATTCATCTTAAGATACCCCTACGCAGGCCTCGGCAAAACGCTGTCCGAATTTGCGGCAATCCTCTTTCTCCACGGCTGTCGGCCCATATTCAATTTTCAGACTCGTCTGTACTATGGCGGCGCCCTTTTCCCTCAGCTTTTCCTCAATCAGGTCAACCGCACCGCAGTAGATGTCATAACCGGTGTCGCCGCTTCCGAACACGGCCGTCTTTCTGCCTGCTAAATCTATTTCATCCAGCTCCTCATAGAAATCGAGGAATTCATCGGGCAGCTCTCCGTCTCCCCAGGTGTAGGCTCCCAACACGGAACCATCATAGGATGCTATATCGAAGGCGCTGCAGTCGGTGACCGATTTCATGACCGCCTCTCCTCCCGACTGGCGGATTCCCTCCGCGATCAGTTCCGCTATTTCCTCTGTATTGCCGGTCAGGCTGGCATATACCACCAATATTTTAGCCATGTTCCATATCCTCCCCCAAATGACAGAAAGCCGTTTTTGAAAACAATGAAAGTATCCCTTCTCCAGTAGCGGTGTGGGATATAAACCCATTCTATTGATAATGATTATCAATGTCAATGATATTTTGCAGCAGAATAGCTCATGGATAAAGCGCTCGAACCGTTTGTTATAAACCGGCAAAATGATGTACAATATAGGCTAAATGAATTTTTGAAGGATGGATTAACATGTACATGGCTCGGGACTGGAAGGATTATGAGATTATCGATACAGGAGGCGGAGAAAAGCTGGAGCGCTGGGGGGATATCATTCTTCGGCGGCCGGACCCGCAAATTATATGGCCGCTTACAAAAGAAACCTCGCGGTGGAAGGATGTTCACGGACATTATCATCGCAGCTCATCGGGCGGCGGTCACTGGGAAATGAAAAAAAGCATACCTGATAGCTGGAGCATCAGCTACGGCAAGCTTAGATTCCATCTTCGTCCAACCAACTTCAAGCATACGGGATTATTTCCGGAGCAGGCGGCCAACTGGAGCTGGATGATGGACAAGATTGCGGGCGCGGGACGTAAAATACAGGTGCTTAACCTGTTCGCTTATACAGGCGGGGCCACCGTTGCGGCGGCCAGCGCGGGCGCTTCCGTCGTGCATGTCGATGCGGCCAAAGGCATGGTTCAGTGGGCAAAAGAAAACCTGCAGCTGTCCGGCCTCGGAGAGCGTCCGGTCCGGTTCATCACCGACGACGTCTTCAAATTCGTGCAGCGCGAGCAGCGCCGGGGCAATAAGTATGACGCGATCATTATGGATCCTCCCTCCTACGGCAGAGGACCCGGCGGCGAGATGTGGAAGCTGGAGCAGAGCTTGTATCCGTTTCTGGAGAGCTGCATGAGCATTTTGAGTGATAACCCGCTCTTCCTGCTCATCAATTCCTATACGACCGGCATTTCCCCAACCGTTCTGGAGAACATGCTGGCCATGACGATGAAATCGCGCTACGGAGGCAAGCTCAGCTCCGGGGAAATCGGCCTGCCGATCACTTCCTCCGGACTGAATCTGCCTTGCGGCATTCTCGGCCGCTGGGAGTCGTAGAGCCATGGTGCGGAGCGTAAACGGCGGACAGGAAGACGGACAGATGCCGGGTTCCTGTCAGATTTTGTATGAGGATAATCATCTTCTTGGAATCGTTAAGCCGGTTAACATTCCCGTACAGGAGGATGCCACGGGAGATGCCGATCTGCTCACCCTGCTGAAAGAGGATGTCAAACGGCGCTATGATAAACCCGGCAATGTCTATATGGGCCTCGTTCATCGGTTAGACCGTCCCGTCGGCGGAGCCATGGTGTTCGCCAAGACCTCCAAGGCGGCTTCTCGATTGTCGGAAAGTGTCCGCAGCCGTAGCTTCCGCAAAGTGTATTTGACCGTCGTACACGGACGGCTGCCTGCTCAAAACGGCCGATTGCGAAATATCCTGCTCAAAAATGCCAAGACGAACACAGTTACTGTTGTTCGGGAAGGTACACCTGGCGGAAAGGAAGCCATACTGGATTATACCGTACTTGGCTTCACCGAAGGTTTCAGTCTTGTAAAAGTGGACCTGCTTACCGGACGGTCTCATCAAATTCGCGTACAGCTTGCCCATGCCGGCTGTCCGCTGTACGGAGACCAAAAATACGGAGCGTCCGTCAACAAGCCAGGACAGCAAATCGCGCTGTGGTCTTCGCTTGTCGGATTCCCGCATCCCGTTACTAAACAAGAAGTCGAACTGATCTCTCTACCTCCGCGTCAATATCCTTGGGACCTGTGGAGCGAAGAGCTTCAGGAGCGGGCTCTCAGGTAAAAGCAGCGACACTGTTACGCAGCGGGGTGTTCCCCCACAAAATTCATGTCAGCATTCCGCTGACCATTGCAAGAAGCAGGCTATCCCTCTGCGGGATAGGCCTGCTTTTGTTATATCTGCCCCGCTAATTCCTGGTTACCTGGTCATTTCCAGAGGGGCGGCTTCATTGCCCGGAGCCACGAGCTTACCCATTAAATACAGCAGAAGCTGCTGATTATGGGCCGAAATATGGTCCAGCACTTCCGCGAAAAAATCGCTGCGGACCTTAAGGCCGCGCGCGGTTTCCTTCCTGCCGAGATCGGTTATGCTGACCCAGACGATCCGGCGGTCGGAGGCATCCCTGTCTCTGATAATCAGTCCGCCCCGCTCCATCCGGTCGAGCAGCATCGTAACCGCGGCAGGACTGGTAGCCAGATGCGGAGCCAGATCGGAAGGCTTGGCGGCTCCCCGTTCCTGAACTAATTCAAGCACCGTAAGCTGCGCGTCGGTAAGCGTAGGAGCCAGCTTTGTATCCATATGAACCTTATAGTCTTTAAGAATTTTATGCCATATTTTACTGAATTCAAAGGAGTTCACAGTTGTTCCTTCCTTTCTTGGCGAAAGATCCGTTATTAAGATATGTTCGCGGAAGAGTTTCTTTTTCCTGCAAGTGGAAAAAAATAAATAACTCCGTGAACTTTTTACCCACAGCACGGATGTATTAATCAGTATACTTCTCCACCAAGAGAAACGGCTGCGCCGCCCTTGAAGCATCTTTGAAAAAAGCATCCGCCGCCTCTGTCGAAAAGAGGCGGCGGATGCTTGGTTGCGGATTCTCCCGATATCGATAAAATCCGCTTTATTTCACGGAAATTTGCAAGCTGATGATCTCGTCTTTCTTCTCCAGCGGAACAAGAAGCTTGCCGGTCGAACGCCGGTCGGCGATTGGCGCGGCTTCCGAGGAGAAATGGTACAGCGCGCCTTCGCGAGTAATGGCGGTCAGTTCAAACGGTTCTCTACAGTAAAATGCCCCGGCAATACGGCTGCCGTTCGGACGGACGCGCTTGCCTTCCTTGAATTCAAATGTCGGCAATCCCTTGCCGCCCCGGCTCTGCGGCATATAATCCAGCAGCAGACTGCGCTTGCCGTAGCCCAGTTCAGTCACAGCCAGAACCTCTCCCTCGTCGTCCGAGACGCGGAAGCAGGATATCACCTCATCGCCTTCTCGAAGCTGAATCCCTTTTACGCCAGCGGCTACGCGGCCCATCGGATTGACTTCGCTCTCGCGGAAGCGGATGCTCATTCCTTCCTTGGTGACTAGCATTAGATCTTTATCTCCACCGCTCAGCATAACCGACAGCACTTCATCCTCCTTAGCCACCTTGCATGCCGCCACGGCGCCGCTGCGGCTGGTGAAGTATTCCTTCAGCTCGGTGCGCTTCACCTGTCCTTTGCGGGTAATAAAGAACAGGCTTTGGTCAGGCTCTTCGAAATTGCTTACAGGTATCATTCCGGCTATGCTGTCTCCCTTGCCCAGACCGATCACGTTTACAATCGCGGTGCCCTGATCCTTCCATTTGAACTCCGGAATCTGATGGACGGGCAGCAGGAAATATTGCCCCTTGCGCGTAAATACCAGCAGACTGTCCCGCGTATTAACGTCGAGCAGGCTGGCGATATAGTCGCCTTCCTTGACGCCGGAAGAATTCCGTTCGCCGCCGGAGCGGGTGAAGGATAGCATGCTTGTCCGTTTGATATAGCCGTCCCCCGACAGCGCTACAAGCACATCCTCCGCGTTGACCAGCGCCTCAATGCTGACCTTGAGCTCTTCCACCTCGACCTGAATGGCGGACCGGCGGTCAATGCCGTATTTATCGCGGATCTCCATCAGTTCCTTGCGGATGACGCCAATCAGCTTCTTGTCGCTCTCCAGGATGCTGCGCAAGGCAGCAATCTTCTTCTGCGTCTCCTCCAATTCCTTCTCCAGCGTCTTGATCTCCAGATTAGTCAGACGATACAGCTGGAGAGTCAGGATCGAATCGGCTTGTCTTTCGCTGAAGCCGAACATCCAGACCAGATTGTTCTGGGCGTCCTGACGGTTCTTGGATGCTTTGATAGCTGCGATTACTTCATCCAGAATATTGAGCGCCTTGACCAGCCCCTCCAGTACGTGAGCCCGGTCCTCCGCCCGCTCCAGATCGAACCGGGTACGATGCGTTACGACTTCACGCTGATGGGCGATGTAAGCCTCAAGGATGGCCTTAAGGCCCAGCTGCTGGGGCGCTTTATTGACAATAGCGACCATGTTGAAATTATAGGTGATCTGCAGGTCGGTCTTCTTGAGCAAGTAGGCCAGAATCCCCTGCGCATCAGCTTCCTTCTTCAGTTCGATCACGATCCGCAGACCTTCGCGGCCGCTTTCGTCGCGTACTTCCGCTATGCCTTCAACCTTTTTCTCAAGGCGGATATTCTCCATGGCGGTAACCAGACGCGATTTGACGACCTGAAACGGGATTTCGGTAATGACGATCTGCTGCTTGCCTCCGCGCAGATTCTCAATCTCCGTCTTGGAGCGCAGGTAGATGCGCCCTTTGCCTGTCCGGTAAGCATCCATAATTCCGTCGCCGCCCATAATAAGACCGCCTGTCGGAAAATCCGGCCCTTTCATGAAGGTCATGATCTCCTCCAGCTCGATCTCCGGCTTCTGCATAACCGCGATGCAGGCATCAATAGTCTCGCGCAGATTATGGGGCGGGATTTCGGTGGCAAAGCCGGCCGAGATGCCGCTCGTGCCGTTCACGAGCAAATTCGGATACCGCGACGGAACCACGACCGGCTCCTTGGCCGTGTTGTCGAAGTTGTCCTTGAACAGGACGGTACGTTTCTCGATGTCGCGCATCATTTCCATGGCAATCGGTGACAGCCGGGCCTCCGTATAACGCATGGCTGCCGCAGGATCATCATCCATCGAGCCCCAGTTGCCGTGTCCGTCAACGAGCACATGCCCCATTTTCCAAGGCTGCGCCATTCTTACCATGCCCTCATAGATCGACGAGTCGCCGTGCGGATGGTAATTCCCCATCACATCCCCGACTGTCTTGGCCGACTTGCGGTACGGTTTGTCCGGTGTATTGCCCGAATCGTACATAGCGTACAGTATTCGGCGCTGCACGGGCTTCAGTCCGTCGCGGACGTCGGGAATGGCCCGGTCCTGAATGATATATTTAGAATACCGGCCGAATCGGTCGCCGACGACCTCTTCCAGAAATGCCGGCAAAAATTGTTCGGATAAACTGCTCATGCATTCACCTTCTGTTCCTCAAACTGTCGCCTTATGAAAAAATGTGACGATTAACGCGGCTCCGCTGCGGATTGTCCTTCCGGTCGCTGTTGTCCCCAAATATCTTTAATATTATTCAAAGGTTGATATTCGGGGACAAAGGCGAACGCTGACGCTCCTCCAAGACAATTCCGCCGCTGCGCTCTTTATCGCCAAGTTTCTAAAATCTCGAAATTCTCGTCACCTTGTGACGAGAACACTTAAATATTATGTCTCGTCACTACTCTACAATCTCGGTAAAATCGACATTCTCGACAATCCAGCGCTTACGCGGGTCGACCTTGTCGCCCATCAGCGTAGACACACGGCGCTCCGCCTTGGCGGCATCCTCAATCTGCACCTGAAGCATGGTCCGCGACTCGGGATTCATTGTCGTTTCCCACAGCTGATCGGGGTTCATTTCGCCGAGCCCTTTGTAGCGTTGAAGCTCAAAGTTCTTGCCGAACTCTTTCAAATAGTTCTGAAGCTGCTCATCCGTCCAGGCGTATCTGACCGTTTCCAGCTTGCCCGATTTGCGGGTCAGCTTATACAGCGGAGGCTGAGCGATGTATACTTTGCCCGCATCGATCAGCGGCTTCATGTACCGGTAGAAGAACGTCAGCAGCAGCACCTGAATATGCGCGCCGTCGGTGTCCGCATCGGTCATGATGATGATTTTGGAATAATTACAGTCTTCGACTGTGAAATCCGAGCCTATTCCAGCGCCAATGGCAGCAATGATCGCCCGGTATTCGTCGTTCTTCAGAATTTCCGGCAATTTTGCCTTCTCGGGGTTCATCGGCTTGCCCTTGAGGGGCAGAATCGCTTGAATCTTGGAATCGCGCCCCTGCTTGGCTGAGCCGCCTGCGGAATCGCCTTCCACAATGAACAGCTCGGTGCGGGAAAAGTCCTTGGATTGCGCAGGAGACAGCTTGCCGCCCAGATTCGAGCCTTCACTGCGCTTCTTGCCGCTGCGTATTTCATCCCGCGCCTTGCGGGCCGCTTCGCGCGCTTTGGCAGCCTGGATGGATTTCCTCAGCAGACTCTGCGCCACCTGTGGATTCTCTTCAAGAAAGCGTTGCATATTCTCGGAGACGATAAAATCAACCGTGCCTCTCGCCGAGGCGCTGCCGAGCTGGTCCTTGGTCTGGCCGACGAATTCGACCTCGGCCATTTTGATGCTGATCACAGCCATCATGCCTTCCCGTAGGTCGCTGCCATCCAGATTCTTATCTTTCTCTTTCAGCAGCCCCGTTCTCCGGGCGTAATCATTCATGACGCGCGTATACGCTGTCTTGAATCCGGTCTCGTGCGTACCGCCGCTGCGGGTCGGAATCGAGTTCACGAATGACGCGATCGTCTCGGTATAGCCACCGTTGTATTGGATCGCCACTTCTACCTCAATCTCATCCTTCTCGGCGCTGAAATGGATGACGTCATGCAGTACATCCTTGCCTTCATTCAGATAGCGAACGAATTCGCTGGCTCCGCCCTCATAATAATACTCATCCTGGCGTCCGCCCCGTTCGTCCGTCAGCGTGATGCGTAGTCCCGAGTTGAGGAATGCAATCTCCTGAAGCCGTTCGGCAAGCGTATCGTAGTTCAGCGAAATGCCTCCCTGGAACACGCGAATATCCGGCTTGAATGAGATTTTCGAGCCGGTTTTGTTCGTATTGCCCAATATCTCAAGACCCGTAACGGGTTCTCCGACATGTTCTTTACCGTCTTTACCGACCCAATATTCAAAGCGCTGGCGGTGTATTTTGCCTTCCCGGTAGATCTCCACCTCAAGCCATTCCGACAGAGCGTTCGTCACCGAAGCGCCGACGCCGTGCAGTCCGCCCGATTTCTTGTATCCCGAGCCTCCGAACTTGCCGCCGGCATGCAGGATGGTGAATACAACTTGCGGCGTCGGAACGCCCGTTTTGTGCATGCCTGTCGGAATTCCCCGGCCGTTGTCGGTAACGGTCACCGAGCCGTCTTTGCGCAGCACGATATCGATTTTCGTGCAATATTTCGCCAGATGTTCATCCACTGCATTATCTACGATTTCCCATACCAAATGGTGTAGTCCCGAGGAACTCGTACTGCCGATATACATGCCGGGCCGTTTGCGAACCGCAACCAGACCTTCAAGCACCTGAATGTCGTCAGCATCGTATCCAGTCCGGTCTGCTGCGCCGTTCTTCGAGACTCCAGCGAACATATCGACCTGTTCGAACATTCATGTTCCCCCTTCTCTTCTCTAATCCCAAAATGCAAACAAATGTTTTGGTTACTTTGTACATTCTAATTCAAAATATCCCTTTTCGTAAAGACGGCGAATGAAATGATTATAGATACGATCCCCCAAATGCTCAGAACCGCAATCGAAAAAGGCAGTGACATCCCTTCAATCGGCGCCGGAGACCCGGACAGATAATTGGTCAGGCCCAGGTTAACCATGAACAGATACTTGGCCGAAGTCCAAGCCGATGCCATATTGGTAAGGATCGTGCCGGCGATCAGCGCGGCCATCATTACGACGATGCTTGCCGCCGTACTGCGGAACAGCACCGAAACCATAAAGGCGAGCAGAGCGACAACTACGCTGACAAACCAGATGAGACCACACTGCATCAGCATATATTCCCACTGCGGCACCGAATGAACCGCGGACATATCGACCGAGTCTCCGCTAAGCTGAAAGCCGGTGAAGACTGGCGCGTTAAAGCCGCCGTACCCGAAAGCCAGTCCGGAGATAAGGTAGCTTACCAGAAAGGCGGATAAAATAATCAGTGACACAAACATCAGCAGCGCGATCAATTTGCTCATAAGCACCTTCCAGCGCTTTACGGGCCGGGTCAACAGCATTTTAATGGTTCCCGTCGTTCGTTCTCCGGATACAATATCGGAAGCAACCGCCATGATCATCAGCGGGATGAACAATGAGATCGAATTGTCCAAAAATTCGCGGGTAAAGGTTACGCCGCTGGGTTCGTTCGGATTCACATCATGATCGAGATAATACTGCATCTGCTGTATAAAAATTCGCCGGTACGTCTTCCACTCCTCCGGAATCCGGCTGCTGCTAAGCGAATTTTCGTTATCGGTAATCTGCTGCTGCAATTCCAGCCGCCAATCGGAACTGAACTTCTCCCTGTTCCGTTCAGCCGATCGCATCTGGGCATAGGTGAACATCGGAACAAGCACGACCAGAATAAGCAAAATGACATAGAAGCGTTTCTTCTTAATGATTTTCATGCACTCATTGCGGATGAGCGGCAGCAGGCTATTCAATAGTCTCACCCTCCGTCAGTTTCAAGAATAGCTGTTCCAGTGTCGGGTTGATTTTATGCACGGCTCTAACCTCAATTCCCGAGGCTACGAGCGCGGCGACGGTATCCGGTACGGCATCGTCATCCATAATCGTCACGGCGGACCCGCTCCTCAGATTCGCAATGACTGTATCATCCAGCGCAAGCTCGGCCGGGTCTGCAAGCCGGATTCCCGCTCTTGATTCCAGCAAGGCTGCGCCCCGTTCGTATGGCTCCAGCTCCCACAGCACATAAGGCGAATTGCGGGCGACAAGTTCGCTCACGCCGCCAACGGCCAGCACGCGCCCTCTGCTGATAATAGCGACGCGGTCACAGAGCAGCTGAATTTCGCTCAGCAGATGGCTGGATACGAACACCGCCATTCCCTCTTCCGCCAGCTTGCGGATGAATTCCCGCATTTCTTTGATGCCCTTGGGATCGAGACCGTTCGTGGGCTCGTCCAGAATAAGCAGCCGCGGGCGTCCGAGCAGCGCCTGTGCTATCCCCAGGCGCTGGCGCATACCAAGCGAGTAAGTCCTCACCTTGTCATGTATACGCTGGTCAAGCCGGACGGTCCGGGCAACCTCGGCAATCCGCTCCTCATCAACTCCCGGCTGCATGCGCGCGAAATGCTGCAAATTCTCCCAGCCTGTCAAGTATGAATAAACCTCGGGATTTTCGACGATGGAGCCAACATACTGCAGCGCCATTTCAGGCTGTTTGTTAACATTATAGCCGCATACGGTAATGGAACCCTCGCTTGGCCGTATCAAATCGACGAGCATGCGGATTGTGGTCGTCTTTCCTGCCCCATTCGGACCGAGAAAGCCGAAAATCTCGCCTTCCCGAACGTCAAAAGTAACGTTGTCGATAATCCGCTTCCGTCCTATTTTTTTGCGGACCCCGTTAACGGATAAGACGACGGCTCCAGAGCTGTTTATGTTGTCATGCGTGATCATGTATTCCACCTCTTTCCTCTACCTTACCGCCTGAACAATCCGGTCCGCCATCCGCTGATACCCATCGCCGTTCGGATGAAAGTGGTCGCTGGACAAATATTGGCCGAGATGGCCGTTAAACAAATCAAGAGTCGGGACAAGTGTCATGCCGGTGTTGCGGTTGATGATATCCATCGCCGCACCATTCCAAGATGTGACGGCCTGATTGCCCGGAATAAGCATCTCCCGAAGATCCCCGAAAGGATTGTACAGACCGATATAGTAAATCCGCGCCTGCGGATTGATCTCAGATATTGCGCTCAGAACTTCCTCCAGCCGCTTTGAGGCGCCGGGAAGACTCCTGAGCAGCTGTTCAGGAGTCAGATCCTTTAACGCAGCGTTCTCCGGGGAACCGCTGCCGGGAACCGCAGCGCTGCCCGCAGCGGCGCCTTCGCTCCCGCCGGAACCCGCTTGAACATCTGCAGACCCTGATGCGGCTTCCCTGCTCTCATCTGTTCCTCCCCCCGATTCGTTCAGCATGCGCTGCGCTCCCTGAAACAGATCATTGCCGCCAATCGAAACGAGAATAATATTGGCCTGACGGAGAACATACTGTACGCCTTCTTCTTTAAGCTTGTCCCGCAGCCCGGCTGTTGTCAGGCCGTTAATGCCGAGGTT includes these proteins:
- a CDS encoding flavodoxin, whose protein sequence is MAKILVVYASLTGNTEEIAELIAEGIRQSGGEAVMKSVTDCSAFDIASYDGSVLGAYTWGDGELPDEFLDFYEELDEIDLAGRKTAVFGSGDTGYDIYCGAVDLIEEKLREKGAAIVQTSLKIEYGPTAVEKEDCRKFGQRFAEACVGVS
- a CDS encoding class I SAM-dependent methyltransferase; this translates as MYMARDWKDYEIIDTGGGEKLERWGDIILRRPDPQIIWPLTKETSRWKDVHGHYHRSSSGGGHWEMKKSIPDSWSISYGKLRFHLRPTNFKHTGLFPEQAANWSWMMDKIAGAGRKIQVLNLFAYTGGATVAAASAGASVVHVDAAKGMVQWAKENLQLSGLGERPVRFITDDVFKFVQREQRRGNKYDAIIMDPPSYGRGPGGEMWKLEQSLYPFLESCMSILSDNPLFLLINSYTTGISPTVLENMLAMTMKSRYGGKLSSGEIGLPITSSGLNLPCGILGRWES
- a CDS encoding RluA family pseudouridine synthase, whose amino-acid sequence is MVRSVNGGQEDGQMPGSCQILYEDNHLLGIVKPVNIPVQEDATGDADLLTLLKEDVKRRYDKPGNVYMGLVHRLDRPVGGAMVFAKTSKAASRLSESVRSRSFRKVYLTVVHGRLPAQNGRLRNILLKNAKTNTVTVVREGTPGGKEAILDYTVLGFTEGFSLVKVDLLTGRSHQIRVQLAHAGCPLYGDQKYGASVNKPGQQIALWSSLVGFPHPVTKQEVELISLPPRQYPWDLWSEELQERALR
- a CDS encoding MarR family winged helix-turn-helix transcriptional regulator; the protein is MNSFEFSKIWHKILKDYKVHMDTKLAPTLTDAQLTVLELVQERGAAKPSDLAPHLATSPAAVTMLLDRMERGGLIIRDRDASDRRIVWVSITDLGRKETARGLKVRSDFFAEVLDHISAHNQQLLLYLMGKLVAPGNEAAPLEMTR
- the gyrA gene encoding DNA gyrase subunit A — translated: MSSLSEQFLPAFLEEVVGDRFGRYSKYIIQDRAIPDVRDGLKPVQRRILYAMYDSGNTPDKPYRKSAKTVGDVMGNYHPHGDSSIYEGMVRMAQPWKMGHVLVDGHGNWGSMDDDPAAAMRYTEARLSPIAMEMMRDIEKRTVLFKDNFDNTAKEPVVVPSRYPNLLVNGTSGISAGFATEIPPHNLRETIDACIAVMQKPEIELEEIMTFMKGPDFPTGGLIMGGDGIMDAYRTGKGRIYLRSKTEIENLRGGKQQIVITEIPFQVVKSRLVTAMENIRLEKKVEGIAEVRDESGREGLRIVIELKKEADAQGILAYLLKKTDLQITYNFNMVAIVNKAPQQLGLKAILEAYIAHQREVVTHRTRFDLERAEDRAHVLEGLVKALNILDEVIAAIKASKNRQDAQNNLVWMFGFSERQADSILTLQLYRLTNLEIKTLEKELEETQKKIAALRSILESDKKLIGVIRKELMEIRDKYGIDRRSAIQVEVEELKVSIEALVNAEDVLVALSGDGYIKRTSMLSFTRSGGERNSSGVKEGDYIASLLDVNTRDSLLVFTRKGQYFLLPVHQIPEFKWKDQGTAIVNVIGLGKGDSIAGMIPVSNFEEPDQSLFFITRKGQVKRTELKEYFTSRSGAVAACKVAKEDEVLSVMLSGGDKDLMLVTKEGMSIRFRESEVNPMGRVAAGVKGIQLREGDEVISCFRVSDDEGEVLAVTELGYGKRSLLLDYMPQSRGGKGLPTFEFKEGKRVRPNGSRIAGAFYCREPFELTAITREGALYHFSSEAAPIADRRSTGKLLVPLEKKDEIISLQISVK
- the parE gene encoding DNA topoisomerase IV subunit B; protein product: MFEQVDMFAGVSKNGAADRTGYDADDIQVLEGLVAVRKRPGMYIGSTSSSGLHHLVWEIVDNAVDEHLAKYCTKIDIVLRKDGSVTVTDNGRGIPTGMHKTGVPTPQVVFTILHAGGKFGGSGYKKSGGLHGVGASVTNALSEWLEVEIYREGKIHRQRFEYWVGKDGKEHVGEPVTGLEILGNTNKTGSKISFKPDIRVFQGGISLNYDTLAERLQEIAFLNSGLRITLTDERGGRQDEYYYEGGASEFVRYLNEGKDVLHDVIHFSAEKDEIEVEVAIQYNGGYTETIASFVNSIPTRSGGTHETGFKTAYTRVMNDYARRTGLLKEKDKNLDGSDLREGMMAVISIKMAEVEFVGQTKDQLGSASARGTVDFIVSENMQRFLEENPQVAQSLLRKSIQAAKAREAARKARDEIRSGKKRSEGSNLGGKLSPAQSKDFSRTELFIVEGDSAGGSAKQGRDSKIQAILPLKGKPMNPEKAKLPEILKNDEYRAIIAAIGAGIGSDFTVEDCNYSKIIIMTDADTDGAHIQVLLLTFFYRYMKPLIDAGKVYIAQPPLYKLTRKSGKLETVRYAWTDEQLQNYLKEFGKNFELQRYKGLGEMNPDQLWETTMNPESRTMLQVQIEDAAKAERRVSTLMGDKVDPRKRWIVENVDFTEIVE
- a CDS encoding ABC transporter permease produces the protein MNSLLPLIRNECMKIIKKKRFYVILLILVVLVPMFTYAQMRSAERNREKFSSDWRLELQQQITDNENSLSSSRIPEEWKTYRRIFIQQMQYYLDHDVNPNEPSGVTFTREFLDNSISLFIPLMIMAVASDIVSGERTTGTIKMLLTRPVKRWKVLMSKLIALLMFVSLIILSAFLVSYLISGLAFGYGGFNAPVFTGFQLSGDSVDMSAVHSVPQWEYMLMQCGLIWFVSVVVALLAFMVSVLFRSTAASIVVMMAALIAGTILTNMASAWTSAKYLFMVNLGLTNYLSGSPAPIEGMSLPFSIAVLSIWGIVSIIISFAVFTKRDILN
- a CDS encoding ABC transporter ATP-binding protein, which translates into the protein MITHDNINSSGAVVLSVNGVRKKIGRKRIIDNVTFDVREGEIFGFLGPNGAGKTTTIRMLVDLIRPSEGSITVCGYNVNKQPEMALQYVGSIVENPEVYSYLTGWENLQHFARMQPGVDEERIAEVARTVRLDQRIHDKVRTYSLGMRQRLGIAQALLGRPRLLILDEPTNGLDPKGIKEMREFIRKLAEEGMAVFVSSHLLSEIQLLCDRVAIISRGRVLAVGGVSELVARNSPYVLWELEPYERGAALLESRAGIRLADPAELALDDTVIANLRSGSAVTIMDDDAVPDTVAALVASGIEVRAVHKINPTLEQLFLKLTEGETIE
- a CDS encoding GDSL-type esterase/lipase family protein; amino-acid sequence: MNDFRWTWRGLSLLSIAATLLLVIGFIYAARDIMSPRGTSYSAEVPQNTAAPAEESGILKVAAVGDSLAKGTGDNTGEGFVRRAVAGLSADGTKTELVGNLGINGLTTAGLRDKLKEEGVQYVLRQANIILVSIGGNDLFQGAQRMLNESGGGTDESREAASGSADVQAGSGGSEGAAAGSAAVPGSGSPENAALKDLTPEQLLRSLPGASKRLEEVLSAISEINPQARIYYIGLYNPFGDLREMLIPGNQAVTSWNGAAMDIINRNTGMTLVPTLDLFNGHLGQYLSSDHFHPNGDGYQRMADRIVQAVR